A genomic window from Sulfurospirillum multivorans DSM 12446 includes:
- a CDS encoding ammonia-forming cytochrome c nitrite reductase subunit c552: protein MRKYIVFISIIFAVFSLGLLASSIEKKEAEKKSLNHVSGVPTEPGKSSDWKPFYPRQYETWKKTSEKKEYVDMFDVKPKVAILRAGEDPTGAWWGHGRGHWYSNIDMMFNIITGAPNNPQDLEEWPPARCLSCHSGDTIRLMERDGKMEFYSKPLSYYAPEAQNPIGCQDCHDPKTAELSMKRDYLDKGLLSAGMKDFNSSTHQEKRSLLCAQCHVLSYTGKEEWTDKQGNKQLARTIVLPWAKGLSMEETEAYYDDPKNFPDGKPAVHIENTFSKAPTILAEHPDYELYQKGTHAKNNVACADCHLPYTQEGGVKFSHHKIGSPLENMDKTCLTCHKGKEQELKSIVKDKKGKVTKLTHTGLENLSKAHLEAAKAWEVGAKDKEMEPILKLIRKAQWRWTYVDSSFGAYMHATDESLRILAEANDYAQQARIELVKVLLNHGVKNYVAPDFKTKEEVFKFMNVPEREALIKEKCDWIKSTGKKWLKDAKANGTISEDVEKKDDVFTWFDHMCK, encoded by the coding sequence ATGCGAAAGTACATAGTTTTTATTTCAATCATCTTTGCTGTTTTTTCATTAGGGTTACTAGCAAGTAGTATTGAAAAAAAAGAGGCAGAGAAGAAATCTTTAAATCATGTAAGTGGTGTACCAACAGAACCGGGCAAAAGTTCTGATTGGAAACCATTTTATCCAAGACAGTACGAAACTTGGAAAAAGACAAGTGAAAAAAAAGAGTACGTGGATATGTTCGATGTTAAGCCTAAGGTTGCTATTCTTAGAGCAGGAGAAGATCCAACGGGTGCATGGTGGGGTCATGGTAGAGGACACTGGTATTCTAATATTGATATGATGTTTAATATTATTACAGGTGCACCAAACAATCCTCAAGACTTAGAAGAGTGGCCACCAGCACGATGTTTGTCATGTCACTCAGGCGATACAATAAGACTAATGGAGAGAGATGGCAAAATGGAGTTTTACTCAAAACCACTCTCTTATTATGCACCTGAAGCACAAAATCCAATTGGATGTCAAGATTGTCATGATCCAAAAACCGCAGAGCTAAGTATGAAACGGGATTATTTGGATAAAGGGCTTCTTTCAGCAGGAATGAAAGATTTTAATAGCTCTACTCATCAAGAAAAACGCTCTTTACTCTGTGCCCAATGTCACGTTCTTTCATACACAGGTAAAGAAGAATGGACAGATAAACAAGGTAATAAACAGCTTGCTAGAACGATTGTTCTTCCTTGGGCAAAAGGACTTTCAATGGAAGAGACTGAGGCATATTATGATGATCCTAAAAACTTCCCAGATGGAAAACCTGCTGTTCATATTGAAAATACATTTTCAAAAGCACCAACAATCTTAGCAGAACATCCAGATTATGAGTTGTACCAAAAAGGAACCCATGCTAAAAACAATGTTGCGTGTGCAGATTGTCATTTACCTTATACACAAGAAGGTGGTGTTAAGTTCTCACATCATAAAATTGGCAGTCCTCTTGAGAATATGGATAAAACCTGTTTAACATGCCATAAAGGTAAAGAGCAAGAGTTAAAAAGCATTGTCAAAGATAAGAAAGGAAAAGTGACAAAACTAACCCATACAGGACTTGAAAATCTTTCAAAAGCGCACTTAGAAGCTGCTAAAGCATGGGAAGTTGGCGCTAAAGACAAAGAGATGGAGCCAATTCTAAAACTTATTAGAAAAGCTCAATGGAGATGGACATATGTTGATTCAAGTTTTGGAGCGTATATGCATGCAACAGATGAATCGTTGAGAATTCTTGCTGAAGCGAATGACTATGCACAACAAGCACGAATTGAGCTTGTTAAAGTTCTTTTAAATCATGGGGTTAAAAATTATGTAGCACCTGATTTCAAAACAAAAGAAGAAGTATTCAAATTTATGAATGTACCTGAGAGAGAAGCTCTAATCAAAGAAAAATGTGATTGGATCAAATCAACAGGTAAAAAATGGCTAAAAGATGCTAAAGCAAATGGAACTATCAGTGAAGATGTTGAGAAAAAAGACGATGTCTTTACATGGTTTGACCATATGTGTAAATAA